The Hemiscyllium ocellatum isolate sHemOce1 chromosome 7, sHemOce1.pat.X.cur, whole genome shotgun sequence genome window below encodes:
- the nab1b gene encoding NGFI-A-binding protein 1b, whose product MATSLPRTLGELQLYRILQRANLLSYYDAFIQQGGDDVQQLCEAGEEEFLEIMALVGMASKPLHVRRLQKALRDWVTNPSVFNQPLNTLPVSSIPLYKIAEGSAAFPGSNVNSHERNSNLREPPMKFPKCLSVMCGQGIGPNKSVMAVNSPLQVCSEPRFWQGHSNTESEQSLSPADPASPSSPKENGETLDAAAVIAITESVERLIQGIPKADRNEVKEFLKTNKKLAKMISHIFDMPDGDPHKEEEIRKYSAIYGRFDSKRKDGKHLTLHELTVNEAAAQLCTKDNALLTRRDELFTLARQVSREVTYKYSYKTSRSRCAEQDDSSPKRIKTEDGSVHIQESLQILQHRQETLKEQMAVAKMKGDDTMMRNIQVQLESIAAKYIMLVREQTGRDMFQVSERHPSTTACRLYSEEQNSKSPPADIMDGQAEKPLNLRIADQQSRQIMQQMVSREDLQLAKQVSNELSRLYSSNPRESHSSENIGTLKEFCQTVLNHTEKKNEAFKPIKIEPEDVR is encoded by the exons ATGGCAACTTCTTTACCAAGGACCCTTGGTGAATTGCAACTTTATCGCATTCTACAACGAGCAAACCTCTTGTCTTATTATGATGCGTTTATTCAGCAAGGAGGAGATGATGTGCAGCAGCTCTGTGAAGCAGGGGAGGAGGAATTCCTGGAAATCATGGCCCTGGTTGGTATGGCTAGCAAACCTCTTCATGTTAGAAGACTGCAAAAAGCTTTGAGAGACTGGGTGACAAATCCTTCTGTCTTCAATCAACCACTGAATACACTTCCTGTCAGCAGCATCCCACTGTATAAAATAGCTGAGGGCTCAGCTGCTTTTCCTGGATCAAATGTTAACAGTCATGAAAGAAATAGTAACCTTCGGGAACCTCCTATGAAGTTTCCAAAATGTTTGTCTGTGATGTGTGGTCAGGGGATAGGACCTAACAAGTCTGTCATGGCAGTGAATTCACCACTGCAAGTATGTAGTGAACCACGATTCTGGCAAGGCCATTCCAATACTGAGAGTGAACAGAGTCTTTCTCCTGCAGATCCTGCATCTCCATCTTCACCAAAAGAGAACGGTGAAACTCTTGATGCTGCTGCagtcattgcaattacagaatcTGTTGAGCGTCTGATTCAAGGCATTCCAAAAGCAGACAGAAATGAAgttaaagaatttttaaaaaccaatAAGAAGTTAGCAAAAATGATTAGTCACATCTTTGACATGCCTGATGGTGACCCTCACAAAGAAGAAGAAATCCGGAAATACAGTGCGATATATGGTCGATTTGATTCCAAAAGGAAAGATGGAAAGCATCTGACCCTTCACGAG TTAACTGTTAATGAAGCAGCTGCTCAACTCTGTACAAAGGATAATGCATTGCTCACTCGGAGAGATGAACTATTTACGTTAGCTCGACAAGTTTCCCGTGAGGTAACCTATAAGTACAGCTATAAAACCTCCAG GTCTAGATGTGCAGAACAAGATGACTCGTCTCCCAAGAGAATAAAAACAGAG GATGGTTCTGTACATATTCAAGAATCACTGCAGATTTTGCAACACAGACAAGAAACATTAAAAGAGCAAATGGCTGTCGCCAAGATGAAAGGTGATGATACCATGATGCGAAATATTCAG gTCCAGCTTGAATCAATAGCTGCTAAGTACATAATGCTTGTACGTGAGCAAACAGGACGGGACATGTTTCAAGTGTCTGAGAGACATCCATCTACCACAGCTTGTAGGTTGTATTCTGAAGAGCAGAATTCAAAAAGCCCTCCTGCAGACATTATGGATGGACAAG CTGAAAAACCACTGAACCTCAGGATTGCTGACCAGCAAAGCCGGCAAATAATGCAGCAAATGGTATCCAGAGAAGATCTACAGCTTGCTAAGCAAGTGTCAAATGAATTAAGCAGACTTTATTCTAGCAATCCAAGAGAGTCTCACTCTTCAG